The following coding sequences are from one Humulus lupulus chromosome X, drHumLupu1.1, whole genome shotgun sequence window:
- the LOC133804938 gene encoding uncharacterized protein LOC133804938 has product MYGEEFMIEIVIQWTELEQYKRYLQIIFARVEKVAAHLHLENHSLIDICKTQFCDRVWDRFHTEIDFSVTKMKEAGVFSNENPLKNDLIQFFTDMEKVRPNERFQTTYDIVKQQ; this is encoded by the exons ATGTACGGCGAAGAGTTCATGATTGAAATTGTGATACAATGGACAGAGCTAGAACAATACAAAAGATATCTTCAGATAATATTTGCTCGTGTGGAGAAAGTTGCAGCGCATTTACATCTAGAAAATCATTCATTGATTGATATTTGTAAAACCCAATTCTGTGacagg GTCTGGGATAGGTTCCACACTGAAATCGACTTTTCGGTAACTAAGATG AAGGAGGCAGGGGTGTTTAGCAATGAAAATCCATTGAAGAATGACCTGATTCAATTCTTCACTGACATGGAGAAAGTACGTCCCAATGAACGATTTCAGACGACTTATGATATTGTCAAACAGCAGTAG